In Syngnathus typhle isolate RoL2023-S1 ecotype Sweden linkage group LG13, RoL_Styp_1.0, whole genome shotgun sequence, the sequence CTTCCCGTTTCGGCGTACTATGCTCAAATGTGCAACCAGAACCGCCCATACCGAGAAAagaaaaccaaaccaaaaaaagaGTAGGGGCGGGGCTTCCAAAATCGGTCATTTTATGTTACTTTACGCAATCTGCTCCGACTGAACGGTTGACACCGTATAGCTCCAAATGTACAATTTTGGTCCAGTAtatgatgaattaaaaaaatatatattggcaTACAACATCGCCTTCTCGGATAACATCAAAAAAACGTCAGGCTGCGTCAAACAGCTAAGCCCACGCGCTGCGGGTTGTCCAACTCTGATATCACACAATTCGTTTTGAAACGTTCCGTGATGAAGAATAAACAAAAGTGTGGCTTGAGTGAAATGCTTGTCATGTGAAAAGAGACGGACGTCCCATTTTTATACCATtcctaaaaacaaaatgttttaaaaggcTATACACATTTATATCGATAAAAAAACAATCGCTCTTAAATTGGcagcaaaaccaaaacattaagacaaaaaaagaaacaaagaaacatTGGCACAGATGTTAAACAGAGTTGGCGAATGACTTGAAATGCACTTGAAACGTTTACAATGACAAAAGACAGGTTGATAAAGCTGAAGAGGAAATGCTGCGCAAAAGATGATATCCGTTAATGTCAAGTCAAAACTTAAACACACTTTGAGTGACAGCTCGCTAACCCAAAACTCGAAAAAAAGTGAGCTTTCCCAACCCCAAATTTTGCACACGTCCGTCCATGTTCTACCATAGCGACACCTCCCGTACTTGCACGTTTTGAATCTTGAACCGTTCAAAATAGAACCTGTGATGGAGACGCAACGGAGGAAGTGGTTGAAAATGGAAACGCGGGGAGGATCTGGGCCAAAATAGAAAGACAAGGGCAGTAACTGGGGTTAGGCTAaaaaaatggggggaaaaagtggaacgaaattcCAGACGCCAGGAAGGAAGttggacaaaataaaaactagacaggaaaaaaaaaatcaatgtaggGTAAAGAGTGGGAAAACGATGGGGGAAGGCAGTCAATTTGGAAAATGAAGGGCAGTAAATTGGCGCGGAAGAACTTGGGTGGGGGTCAGTGAACAAAATTTCGATGGGCTCCGATGGGAGCAATTACAGCGCCTTGTCAGACTGCGACGTATATTTTTATCCTAAGTCACTGAAAGGCAACATTTGtcgaatccaaaaaaaaaaaaaaagtggaggaaACAACAAAGtggtgtggatgtgtgtgtgtacagcgaACGACTCAACACCAGGGTTGCATAATTACCGGAATGTTCAAAGTTGGAAATCGATGGCCAATTTACAAAGTTAAACGTTGGGTCCTACAAGGACGTTTAAATGTAATCCACCCCTGCGTCTAAGGTTTGAAAACTTTTGGAGGTGGGGTGCATCGCATTTCTGCAGGGGtgcatttaatttaaatttCTTCTCATTTCTTTGGGGTGGGAGTCTAAATGAACATTTAACAGAACTTAAAATGTTTGCTCTTCAAACAAAGACTTGACTGttcaataaattatattttatattgggTCGTTATGATCCAAATAAATCCtcatctttattttcattattttaaaataaaaaaagacattttttcccaaacttcccagCTACACTTCCCACGGAAGTTTACCAGAAATGTTGCACCCGTTTGCAAGCCTAGTAAACAGTGAAGACAAAGACGAGGGCTTTCCGAGCGGTCTCTACAGTGGTCTGTTTTCCCTGGTcaacaatcccccccccccccccccacgactGGCAGCATGTGACGAGTTAGTACAGATTGAAACCCGAGCGCTacccacacactcacacgtacacacacgcacacacgagttCAAAAAGTAGTAGTCCGAGGCTATACGCTGCTGTCGTCCAGCAGAGGTTCTTTCCCCTCGGCTCCGCTGCCCTGCGGGCTGTGCGAGTGGCTTTGAGCCCCGTTGCTGTGCTTCTTGTAGGCGCCGGGGCGGGCTCCGGGCCCCGTGTGCTCGGGAATGAACAGCGCCACCAGAAGGGAGAGCAGCACCGAGCAGGCGCCAAATAGGAAGGGAGGGCCCGGGATGATGGAGCTCTGGGAAGGAAGGTACGGGGCGAGAGGCAACAGGAACGTGAGCCATCAGGGGGGTGAGCGACTGCGCGTACGCCTCTAACGCTCGAGGTGACAACGGGGTGTCGAGGAACTTGTTCAACAAGCTGCTACTATTCATACAAATGACGTTTGGTTGACGTGTCTATTATGAGGCCAGTGTCACTTAGCAACCTGGGTAGGCatagccccccaaaaaagtcttAGCAACCCACAGGAAGTTGGCCATTCGGATTAGACGCTTTTTTTTGGACTGCACGCCAAACGGAAAGATTTGCCTTCCCCCGTAGCACTCACCTCATCCGTGGGGTTAGCCATGTTGGGCTTGCCGCCTTTCTCCGAGGCGTCCGTGTCGGACAGCTCCACGTGGAAAAGGTAGAAGACGAAGCCATAGAGCGCGGGACCCAGGCCGTTGCACAGACCCCGGATGCCGGTGATCATGCCCTGAACCACGCCTGCGGGGGGGGACAAAAAGGGAGGCGGGCAGGGGGTTGGGTCAGCGCTGGCGTGCCAATAATGACTTGCGGACAAAAGGAGAGTTTGCTCACCTTGTTGGTCCGGGTCGGCATTCCGGGACACAATGGCGCTGATGGCGGGGAACGTGATGCTGGACATGGCTGCTACGGCGCCAGCGGCCCATATCATCCTGCAACAAAGGACGATTATACCGTGGCATCAGCTCACGAGACACTTTCATAGGTACTCCCAGCACCATGGCAACTCAGCCGAACTCAGAGTTCTTGTTAACCGCTGAGCCCATTCGAACTCTGTTGTTCACAAAACCAGCACAAAGTACGAACGTACATTTCCCATAGCCCATGATAGAGAACCTGAAATGGCCTCTGGTAGAGCAATGCCTGCTCTAGGGGCTAATGAAAGAATGACATTGGCAGATTAGAGAATGCTTCCCCCTGGTGGCGGAAGGTAAAACTACAACAACAATGGCAAGCTGCAACTCGCTGCAGCTTCTCCATTTTGGTTTGGTGGTTTGTCGAGAGATTATTCAAAagtaaaatatgtgccttggctcaattaaggttgggaaacactactAGGGACCCGCGAATGGCTTTGGAAACCAGGGAAATATAATGCACCGTTTACTGACCAGGGCTGCGAGCCAAAGCCGTACCAGGCCAGTTGGAGGATCTGGAAGCCGAGGCCCAGCAAAATTGTATTCTTGTTCCCGATGGAGCGCATCAGGATGCCCAGCACTACCGTCTAGATGTCATACAGGGAAGACATGAGCACGCCTCTGACTTGACTCGACAGAACAATAATCAAAGACAACAGCAGGCAGCACCTGAGCTAATATGGAGAGGATCCCCACTACGGCGATGAATGCAGCCACTGTCTCAGACGAGAAGCGGATGACCTGAAGGGTGTTTGGACAAAGATGGTGTGAGGTCTTGGTGTCAACCGGTTTGTTGAcaacaaataacaaaagcaGCGCCAACTCTGTCTCTCCGTACGTTCAGGCCACAAAGTGAAACCATCGGACACCCTTGAAGAGTTCAACGATGACCTCAAACAAATATTTCCATTTCAAATGCGGGGTGGGAAAAATTGCGGTTTAGCTAGAGGCGTCATCTGATCTGCTGTACTGACGTTGCACTGACAAGCGACACTCGAGAATGACGGCCCGTGATGATGTCAACTACCCATTACCTGTCTGAGATAGAGGAAGAAGCTTGAGTACTGGCCCGCCTCGGGGAGATAGGACAGGAACACCGTGATGCAGATGAGCAGCACCGTCGAGTCCTGGCCCACTTTGCGCAGAGACTGCGATGAACATCAACGCAGTTATCAGATTAACATCATTTTCATACATGATTAAGCACACCAAATTATGCAACACCAAATCAACAAAGGGGTCTCCGTTTctcaggttttattttgaagtctaaAAAGCGAAAACCTGGCCTCCTTGAACCACTACCGTTCAAAACCATTCATTGGCCCCAAAATGAGGGCGTTGACAAAAACGTTCATCGAGCAAAAATGCGCTGAATTCACTTCCATCCAAAAGATGAACGGGTTCACGAACTTTAATTAAGCAGCCCTAATGTACGGCCATTTGTTTTGTGTATTAAAAAATTCCAGCCATAGCCAGTTGGGCGTGACTCACCGCAAAGGGATCGGCCTGCTCCCAAGAAATGGGCGCGCCCCACGATGCCGGCCTCATCTTCTCGGGAAGTGACTCGGGCACGGCCACCAAGATGAAGCAGATGTCCAGGAGGGCAACGGCCGTGGCCAGGATCACCACCAGGGTGTCGCCGTAGGCCACTGACAGGTAAGCGCCGATGGCCGGGCTGGTGACCAGGCTGGCCGCAAACGTGGCTGACACCTGATGAGGGAAGAGGGTGTGGCAGAAAAAGATGGTTTGCTTGATAGAGGGAGTTGTTTGAGAGCTTCCGTCTTTACTGCAGAAGTGTAAACCTGTTAGTTCAGTCCCTTGGGTTCAAGACAACTCAGaggttttcttccattcaattaTAATGACATAACGAAAGGTTGAAATGAGAGTCTGAATACAATTGTCTCTGTTGAGTATACCGACAACTGCCGACCGACAGAGCTTCACAATTTTGctctgtatttatatatttttttttacaatgcacAGAATGATAAACACAGGGTTGAACGCATCCTATTCTGCCCACGAATATTTTGTTATAAAATCCCATGGAATTTCCTCACCAAGCCGTACGCCGTGCTCCTCTCGTGCTCCTGCGTGATGTCGGCCACGTACGCAAAGATGACCGAGAAGGTGACCGCGAAGACTCCTGACATGGAGATGACGGCAAAGTACCACCTGCAGGAGGAGGGAAGAGAGCGGAAGCGGTGTAAGGACAGACGCGCACGAGGCGCTGCCCTCTGACATCCTCGCTCGCTCACCACGGGCTGATCTTCATCAGCGGGATGGGCGCGCACGTGAAGAAGACCGTGAGAAGCAGGAAGGATTTGCGACCCCAGACGTCTGATAAGGCCCCGATGAGCGGAGCGCTGAGAAATGACAGCAGGCCCTGCGAGTGACGGAAGATGGAATTATGGAGAGACGTCAGGCAGGGGGAGAAAGTAAACACAGTGACATGACAATTGGTATTGTTGACCATAGTCGTGTACTTTTTGTTGATATTTTTGGGggaatatttttttgcattctcCCACTTCCTACCTTGACGCCATGGATGAGGCCATTCATCAGGAATGTGTGGTGCGGGAATGTCTGGTGCaatacctacaaaaaaaaaaaaaaaaatcagttaatGTCATGTAAAGCCACTGGAGAATGTCGTGTGAGACAAATTCGATATTATAGAAGCAAAGAGGAAAGGT encodes:
- the mfsd14a2 gene encoding MFSD14 family MFS transporter encodes the protein MTGEKKKKKRLNRSILLAKKIIIKDGGSPQGIGEPSVYHAVVVIFLEFFAWGLLTTPMLTVLHQTFPHHTFLMNGLIHGVKGLLSFLSAPLIGALSDVWGRKSFLLLTVFFTCAPIPLMKISPWWYFAVISMSGVFAVTFSVIFAYVADITQEHERSTAYGLVSATFAASLVTSPAIGAYLSVAYGDTLVVILATAVALLDICFILVAVPESLPEKMRPASWGAPISWEQADPFASLRKVGQDSTVLLICITVFLSYLPEAGQYSSFFLYLRQVIRFSSETVAAFIAVVGILSILAQTVVLGILMRSIGNKNTILLGLGFQILQLAWYGFGSQPWMIWAAGAVAAMSSITFPAISAIVSRNADPDQQGVVQGMITGIRGLCNGLGPALYGFVFYLFHVELSDTDASEKGGKPNMANPTDESSIIPGPPFLFGACSVLLSLLVALFIPEHTGPGARPGAYKKHSNGAQSHSHSPQGSGAEGKEPLLDDSSV